A single window of Periophthalmus magnuspinnatus isolate fPerMag1 chromosome 22, fPerMag1.2.pri, whole genome shotgun sequence DNA harbors:
- the slc2a2 gene encoding solute carrier family 2, facilitated glucose transporter member 2 has translation MDKGKELTGTLALAVFTAVLGSLQYGYSLGVINAPQKVIERHYGRSLGVWSEAVQVSENQTEGEGLILEPGQHPAVTMYWSLSVSIFSIGGMLTSFLVGFVGDLKGRVKGMLMVNVLAVAAGLLMGLCQMWRPHIMVIAGRAVMGFYCGLTSGLVPMYVGEIAPKSYRGALGTLHQLAIVIGILLSQVIGLDFVLGNDAFWPILLGLSGAPAVLQSLLLPLCPESPRYLYIVLGKEQEARKSLYRLKGPYDATTDLEEMRREKEEADKEPRVSIWSLIRSPVYRDQLFVALMMHISQQLSGINAIFYYSTSIFEQAGIAQPVYATIGVGVINTVFTLVSVALVDRAGRRTLTLAGLGGMCFCAIAMTVGLKFQNDYAWMSTVSMVAIFLFVSFFEIGPGPIPWFIVAELFSQGPRPAAMALAGCCNWTSNFIIGMTFQYIQGWLDSYVFILFAALLLCFTIFTYFRVPETKGKTFEEISAVFQKGRKKNVTDTELQQLKTSTDA, from the exons GAACTCACAGGGACATTAGCTCTGGCTGTGTTTACTGCAGTACTGGGCTCACTGCAGTACGGATACAGCCTGGGAGTCATCAACGCTCCGCAGAAG GTGATCGAGCGGCATTATGGGAGGTCGTTGGGGGTGTGGTCAGAGGCGGTCCAAGTGTCAGAGAACCAGACTGAGGGCGAGGGGCTGATCCTGGAGCCGGGACAGCACCCTGCGGTCACTATGTACTGGTCCCTGTCTGTGTCCATCTTCTCCATCGGGGGCATGCTCACCTCTTTCCTCGTCGGCTTCGTGGGAGACCTGAAAGGAAG AGTGAAGGGCATGCTGATGGTGAACGTTCTGGCCGTCGCTGCTGGTCTCCTGATGGGCCTGTGCCAAATGTGGAGGCCTCACATCATGGTCATCGCGGGACGAGCTGTGATGGGCTTTTACTGTG GTCTCACCTCTGGTCTCGTGCCCATGTACGTTGGAGAGATTGCGCCCAAGAGTTACAGAGGAGCACTGGGGACGTTACACCAACTGGCCATTGTCATCGGCATCTTACTCAGTCAG gtGATAGGTCTGGACTTTGTGCTTGGTAACGATGCCTTTTGGCCCATCCTGTTGGGACTGTCGGGGGCTCCGGCCGTGTTACAGTCCCTCCTGCTGCCGCTCTGTCCCGAAAGCCCCCGATACCTCTACATCGTACTGGGCAaggagcaggaagcgcgcaaAA GTTTATATCGACTAAAGGGGCCGTATGATGCAACTACTGACTTGGAagaaatgaggagagagaaggaggaggctgATAAGGAGCCGAGGGTTTCCATCTGGTCTTTG atcCGTTCTCCAGTTTACAGAGATCAGCTGTTTGTCGCCTTGATGATGCATATCTCCCAGCAGCTCTCCGGGATCAATGCT ATCTTTTATTACTCAACATCCATCTTCGAACAAGCGGGTATTGCTCAGCCCGTCTATGCCACTATTGGAGTTGGAGTCATCAACACAGTTTTCACTCTGGTGTCT GTGGCGCTGGTGGACCGAGCTGGGAGGCGCACTCTGACTTTAGCAGGTTTGGGAGGGATGTGTTTTTGTGCCATTGCGATGACGGTGGGACTCAAATTTCAG AATGACTACGCCTGGATGAGCACCGTGAGCATGGTGGCGATTTTCCTCTTCGTTTCGTTCTTCGAGATCGGCCCCGGTCCCATCCCCTGGTTCATCGTGGCCGAGCTATTCAGCCAGGGCCCCAGACCGGCCGCCATGGCTCTGGCCGGCTGCTGCAACTGGACCAGCAACTTCATCATAGGCATGACCTTTCAGTACATACAG GGTTGGTTGGACAGCTACGTCTTCATCCTTTTTGCTGCTCTTCTGTTGTGTTTCACCATCTTCACTTATTTTCGAGTCCCGGagacaaaaggaaaaacatttgaGGAGATTTCTGCAGTTTTTCAAAAGGGACGAAAAAAGAACGTTACAGACACTGAACTGCAGCAACTTAAAACCTCCACAGACGCGTGA